The Lycium barbarum isolate Lr01 chromosome 12, ASM1917538v2, whole genome shotgun sequence genome includes a region encoding these proteins:
- the LOC132622591 gene encoding uncharacterized protein LOC132622591, with the protein MVMVVSMEDTKKQDKLQAVWFAAGVAALMACLERAILVSFVEQWRVIAFIALNLLLLAILFTSRTTPTTPIVETSQESISSNTTESKIEEREVKECKKHLVPCVEEVSEEAITKDVKEEYTIDKRENREEELHDSIDEPQQISMEELNERAEAFITMFRQHLISDAKAYSYSKSCRIRTPISLKGGDKIFSKHRPIY; encoded by the exons ATGGTGATGGTTGTATCAATGGAGGATACAAAGAAACAAGATAAATTACAAGCAGTATGGTTTGCTGCTGGTGTGGCTGCTTTAATGGCATGTTTAGAACGTGCAATATTAGTTTCCTTTGTAGAACAGTGGCGAGTTATAGCGTTTATTGCTCTTAATCTCTTACTCTTAGCAATTCTTTTCACATCTAGAACTACTCCAACAACTCCAATAGTTGAAACCAGCCAAGAAAGCATCAGCAGCAACACTACTGAATCCAAGATTGAG GAAAGGGAGGTGAAAGAATGCAAGAAACATTTGGTGCCTTGTGTAGAAGAAGTATCAGAAGAAGCAATTACAAAGGATGTCAAAGAAGAATATACAATAGACAAGAGGGAAAACAGAGAAGAAGAATTACATGATTCAATAGATGAGCCTCAGCAGATTTCAATGGAAGAATTGAATGAAAGAGCAGAGGCATTTATAACAATGTTCAGACAACATTTAATATCTGATGCAAAGGCTTATAGTTATAGCAAAAGCTGCAGAATTCGAACTCCAATTTCACTCAAAGGAGGTGACAAAATCTTTTCAAAACATAGACCCATTTATTAA
- the LOC132622469 gene encoding type IV inositol polyphosphate 5-phosphatase 7-like, with protein MGNKQRKSRRKALQLWFSKRLSRADASHLSEISDNDEQDEECVDSPFVRSLDMGPCIPNNEFRIFVGTWNVAGRSPLGRLAVDLDEWLNLKEAVDIYVLGFQEVVPLKTKTVIGAEDPTEATNWNVLIGKTLNSKYSGAWLTPIINPIFNDNYRNDQAAASDSRLRSDYEIATAARGQSRTENELSDRVGRYKLMASKKMVGVFISVWMRKALLKKYCVSEVKVSSVACGIMGYLGNKGSVSVSMSIGGTSFCFVAAHLASGEKKGDEGKRNHQVSEIFRRTSFPRLHEDRNKNHPLTILGHDQIFWFGDLNYRLYLEDNLARELIKKKDWSALQEFDQLRKELEDGGVFQDWKEGNIEFAPTYKYSSPNCNRYSGGLPSRAGEKQRTPAWCDRILWYGKGVKQHSYFRSEIKFSDHRPVSALFSALVEDQKRDHSSLVSFPPVPSAIPSKAENI; from the exons ATGGGTAACAAGCAACGAAAATCAAGACGAAAAGCATTGCAGTTGTGGTTTAGCAAAAGATTAAGCAGAGCTGACGCATCCCATTTAAGCGAAATTTCAG ATAACGATGAACAGGATGAGGAGTGCGTGGATAGTCCCTTTGTTAGGTCATTGGACATGGGACCATGCATTCCAAACAATGAATTTAG AATCTTTGTGGGCACATGGAATGTTGCAGGAAGATCTCCTTTGGGAAGACTAGCTGTGGATTTGGATGAGTGGCTGAATCTCAAAGAAGCAGTTGATATTTATGTTCTTGG CTTCCAGGAAGTAGTCCCTCTAAAGACTAAAACTGTAATTGGAGCAGAAGATCCAACAGAAGCTACTAACTGGAACGTACTCATCGGTAAAACTCTAAATAGCAAGTATAGTGGTGCCTGGTTAACACCCATCATCAATCCAATCTTCAATGATAATTATCGAAATGATCAAGCTGCTGCATCGGATAGTAGACTGAGGAGTGACTATGAAATAGCAACTGCAGCAAGAGGTCAGTCTAGAACTGAAAATGAGCTCTCAGATCGTGTTGGTAGGTACAAATTGATGGCAAGCAAGAAGATGGTTGGTGTCTTCATTAGTGTCTGGATGAGAAAGGCATTGCTAAAGAAATATTGTGTCTCAGAAGTGAAGGTCTCTTCAGTAGCTTGTGGCATTATGGGCTATTTGGGAAACAAAGGATCAGTCTCTGTGAGCATGTCCATAGGAGGAACTAGTTTTTGCTTTGTGGCAGCTCACTTAGCCTCAGGAGAAAAGAAAGGTGATGAAGGGAAAAGGAACCATCAAGTCTCAGAAATATTTAGGAGAACATCTTTCCCCCGGCTGCATGAAGACCGCAATAAAAATCATCCTCTCACCATCTTAGGACATGA CCAGATATTTTGGTTTGGAGATCTCAATTACAGATTATACCTGGAAGACAATTTAGCGAGGGAATTAATAAAGAAGAAAGATTGGAGTGCCCTGCAAGAGTTTGACCAGTTGCGGAAGGAACTAGAAGACGGTGGAGTGTTTCAGGATTGGAAAGAGGGAAATATAGAATTTGCACCCACATACAAGTATTCTTCTCCCAATTGCAATCGTTACTCTGGTGGACTCCCAAGCAGAGCGGGGGAGAAGCAAAGAACTCCAGCATG GTGTGATAGGATCCTATGGTATGGTAAGGGAGTGAAACAGCATTCCTATTTCCGCAGTGAAATCAAGTTCTCTGACCATCGGCCTGTCTCCGCTTTATTCTCTGCACTAGTTGAAGATCAAAAGCGTGACCATTCAAGTTTGGTTTCATTTCCTCCCGTCCCCTCCGCAATTCCTAGCAAAGCTGAAAATATCTGA
- the LOC132622470 gene encoding uncharacterized protein LOC132622470 isoform X1 yields MAGNDSPKQFLTLIRDFTSEKSQGERRIINHKKRNQELQAEFELAIAEVEEVKHQKEIAEQELKGYEVELARNEFSIQTLEERIGLIQDELSNYGSEIEALKNKDAETRDDFIEKMLELNAQIRKFYESMASVFRNDNCSESASKSGPAKAKAEDAEAFKRDLQNKLAEIISHISKEEQEYQVEQNIHRQVQEELSILERKASLIEEITKENMKMQELARQTSELENKCASLGDELQRRSVCPRCHKDNAEALGQILQAGDEN; encoded by the exons ATGGCGGGAAACGATTCTCCGAAACAATTCCTCACTCTAATCCGCGACTTCACATCTGAAAAATCTCAAGGAG AGCGAAGAATAATAAATCACAAGAAGCGAAATCAAGAGCTTCAAGCGGAGTTTGAACTTGCAATAGCTGAGGTCGAAGAGGTGAAGCATCAGAAGGAGATTGCTGAGCAAGAGCTCAAAGGCTACGAAGTTGAATTGGCCAGGAATGAGTTTTCCATTCAAACCCTAGAG GAAAGGATAGGTCTGATTCAAGATGAATTATCGAACTATGGATCTGAAATAGAGGCTCTTAAG AACAAAGACGCAGAAACTCG AGATGACTTCATTGAGAAAATGCTAGAGCTCAATGCACAGATAAG GAAATTCTATGAGTCAATGGCCTCTGTATTCAGAAATGATAATTGCAGCGAGTCAGCATCAAAATCAG GTCCTGCAAAAGCCAAAGCAGAAGATGCTGAAGCTTTCAAGAGAGACCTCCAGAATAAGCTAGCTGAGATAATTTCGCATATCTCTAAGGAAGAACAGGAATACCAAGTTGAACAGAATATTCATAGGCAG GTTCAAGAGGAGTTGAGTATTTTGGAAAGGAAAGCATCACTGATAGAGGAAATCACAAAAGAAAATATGAAAATGCAGGAGTTAGCCAG GCAGACTTCTGAATTGGAAAACAAATGTGCTTCCCTTGGTGATGAGCTACAGAGGAGGTCGGTATGTCCCAGATGTCACAAGGACAATGCAGAGGCATTAGGTCAAATTCTTCAAGCAGGCGATGAGAATTAG
- the LOC132622470 gene encoding uncharacterized protein LOC132622470 isoform X2, with the protein MAGNDSPKQFLTLIRDFTSEKSQGERRIINHKKRNQELQAEFELAIAEVEEVKHQKEIAEQELKGYEVELARNEFSIQTLEERIGLIQDELSNYGSEIEALKNKDAETRDDFIEKMLELNAQIRKFYESMASVFRNDNCSESASKSGPAKAKAEDAEAFKRDLQNKLAEIISHISKEEQEYQVEQNIHRQVQEELSILERKASLIEEITKENMKMQELARLLNWKTNVLPLVMSYRGGRYVPDVTRTMQRH; encoded by the exons ATGGCGGGAAACGATTCTCCGAAACAATTCCTCACTCTAATCCGCGACTTCACATCTGAAAAATCTCAAGGAG AGCGAAGAATAATAAATCACAAGAAGCGAAATCAAGAGCTTCAAGCGGAGTTTGAACTTGCAATAGCTGAGGTCGAAGAGGTGAAGCATCAGAAGGAGATTGCTGAGCAAGAGCTCAAAGGCTACGAAGTTGAATTGGCCAGGAATGAGTTTTCCATTCAAACCCTAGAG GAAAGGATAGGTCTGATTCAAGATGAATTATCGAACTATGGATCTGAAATAGAGGCTCTTAAG AACAAAGACGCAGAAACTCG AGATGACTTCATTGAGAAAATGCTAGAGCTCAATGCACAGATAAG GAAATTCTATGAGTCAATGGCCTCTGTATTCAGAAATGATAATTGCAGCGAGTCAGCATCAAAATCAG GTCCTGCAAAAGCCAAAGCAGAAGATGCTGAAGCTTTCAAGAGAGACCTCCAGAATAAGCTAGCTGAGATAATTTCGCATATCTCTAAGGAAGAACAGGAATACCAAGTTGAACAGAATATTCATAGGCAG GTTCAAGAGGAGTTGAGTATTTTGGAAAGGAAAGCATCACTGATAGAGGAAATCACAAAAGAAAATATGAAAATGCAGGAGTTAGCCAGA CTTCTGAATTGGAAAACAAATGTGCTTCCCTTGGTGATGAGCTACAGAGGAGGTCGGTATGTCCCAGATGTCACAAGGACAATGCAGAGGCATTAG